A single genomic interval of Syntrophorhabdales bacterium harbors:
- a CDS encoding ribbon-helix-helix domain-containing protein, which yields MAKEKIAITLDKEFIGELDGLVRRHVYQSRSQVIQEAVSEKLLRLKRSRLAIECAKLDKVAERAMAEEGLNEDVSQWPEY from the coding sequence ATGGCCAAAGAAAAGATAGCAATTACGCTGGATAAGGAATTCATCGGCGAACTAGATGGGCTAGTCAGAAGGCATGTCTATCAAAGTCGCAGCCAGGTCATCCAGGAAGCCGTCAGTGAAAAGCTCTTACGGCTGAAACGAAGCCGACTCGCGATCGAATGTGCCAAGCTTGACAAGGTTGCCGAGAGAGCCATGGCTGAGGAAGGACTGAATGAGGATGTGAGCCAATGGCCAGAATATTGA
- a CDS encoding class I SAM-dependent methyltransferase has protein sequence MQYLLKCFVLIMIWLVVLSTPFVTAEGRAQGASDLDAQVSRFLNDNHGSWSYWNVPYQDGKILYDLVVKGGFKNILEIGTSTGHSTIWLAWAASKTGGTVTTVEIDKGRHETARKNFKKAGVESYIDARLGDAHKVVPSLRGPFDFVFCDADKDWYLQYFKDVRQKIPLNGCFTAHNVLWSSDRDIKKFLEYAKRDAQFRTTIERGSGEGISISCRISEP, from the coding sequence ATGCAATATCTCCTGAAGTGCTTTGTACTGATCATGATATGGTTGGTTGTTCTTAGCACCCCTTTCGTGACAGCTGAAGGACGGGCGCAGGGGGCCTCGGATCTTGATGCGCAGGTGTCAAGATTTCTCAATGACAACCATGGCTCCTGGTCCTATTGGAATGTTCCTTATCAGGATGGAAAGATTCTCTATGATCTTGTTGTCAAGGGAGGCTTCAAGAATATTCTCGAAATAGGCACGTCGACAGGCCATTCTACCATATGGCTCGCCTGGGCTGCCTCAAAAACGGGCGGCACGGTGACTACCGTTGAGATCGATAAAGGGCGTCATGAAACAGCACGCAAGAACTTCAAAAAGGCGGGCGTTGAATCGTACATCGATGCGCGCCTTGGTGACGCGCACAAGGTCGTGCCCTCATTGAGGGGGCCGTTTGATTTCGTGTTCTGCGACGCAGACAAGGACTGGTATCTCCAGTATTTCAAGGACGTACGGCAGAAGATACCGCTCAATGGGTGCTTCACCGCGCACAATGTGCTGTGGAGCAGTGACAGAGACATCAAGAAATTCCTGGAGTATGCGAAACGGGATGCGCAATTCAGGACCACAATTGAGAGGGGGAGTGGGGAGGGGATTTCGATAAGCTGCCGCATATCAGAACCTTAA
- a CDS encoding FAD-dependent oxidoreductase, translated as MKTNSDRRNFLKTSAITGAALLGTSFSSGMGGLAYGAGRKEIKPRGEKVPVAAEADVVVIGGGPGGFGAALKAARMGAKAVLVDRYDVPGGVHTVGLQGAYNEGVGGIHTELMQRLVKEGHVYTATEKAYPDFAGNPLSHYDWNLKQGSPLARSTFNPDTGGSVMLAMLHEAKVTTLYNTTFVDVIVKKRAGGSATIEAALVKTLTGMQAVKGKIFIDGSGTAEVAARAGAPFVRGGGGQPETVTWDGKNRPLPGGLLWIMSGIDFEKVAGYQKSQNDPALSKLISAAREARDIPPDLFRPRLAGTCVYGNLYIGHPTLDMSPIQGPGTFIFWENVPYEWSLHLDDNMEDMVRGQIAMREFVDAEARFLKKYVPGFENAFVTNISHYLGVRDGRHPKGEYILSLDDALNSRKFPDAVTKPMKKSFHWDCSKVHEFEVPYRCFLPQKVNNLLLTGASLSFTYDTIFMVMRNFPWCTQTGEIAGFAAAESVKQGVTPKEYKWREPLF; from the coding sequence ATGAAGACGAACTCAGACCGAAGGAATTTTTTGAAAACCTCTGCAATCACGGGAGCGGCGTTGCTCGGCACGAGTTTTTCCAGCGGCATGGGGGGTCTTGCGTATGGAGCCGGCCGAAAGGAGATCAAACCGCGCGGAGAAAAAGTACCGGTGGCCGCAGAAGCAGACGTGGTTGTGATCGGAGGGGGGCCGGGAGGATTCGGCGCTGCCCTGAAAGCCGCGCGAATGGGCGCGAAGGCGGTTCTCGTAGATCGCTATGACGTGCCGGGAGGTGTCCACACGGTGGGGCTGCAGGGCGCGTACAACGAAGGTGTCGGAGGGATTCATACTGAGTTGATGCAGAGGCTGGTCAAAGAAGGTCACGTATACACTGCGACGGAAAAAGCATACCCTGATTTTGCAGGCAATCCGCTGTCGCATTATGATTGGAATCTCAAGCAAGGTAGTCCGCTTGCCCGAAGCACGTTCAATCCTGACACGGGCGGATCTGTAATGCTGGCGATGTTGCACGAGGCAAAAGTGACAACATTGTACAATACGACATTCGTTGATGTGATCGTGAAGAAGCGTGCCGGTGGTTCTGCGACAATTGAGGCTGCGCTCGTGAAAACCCTGACAGGTATGCAAGCGGTCAAGGGTAAGATTTTCATAGATGGATCAGGCACTGCTGAAGTGGCGGCGCGAGCTGGCGCTCCTTTTGTGCGGGGAGGAGGAGGGCAGCCCGAGACAGTAACGTGGGATGGAAAGAACCGCCCGCTTCCGGGAGGGCTGCTCTGGATAATGAGCGGCATAGATTTCGAAAAAGTTGCCGGATACCAGAAGAGCCAGAATGATCCTGCACTGAGCAAGCTCATTTCTGCTGCCCGTGAAGCCAGGGACATCCCGCCGGACCTATTCAGGCCGAGACTTGCGGGGACGTGCGTCTACGGCAACCTCTACATAGGTCATCCCACGCTTGATATGAGCCCTATCCAGGGACCGGGCACATTCATATTCTGGGAAAATGTTCCCTACGAATGGTCGCTCCATCTCGACGACAACATGGAGGACATGGTTCGTGGTCAGATAGCGATGAGAGAGTTTGTCGATGCAGAGGCGAGATTCCTGAAGAAGTACGTGCCGGGATTTGAAAACGCTTTCGTCACGAATATAAGCCATTACCTGGGCGTGCGCGATGGAAGGCATCCAAAAGGTGAATACATACTTTCTCTCGATGATGCTCTCAACAGCCGCAAGTTCCCCGATGCCGTCACAAAGCCTATGAAAAAGAGCTTCCACTGGGATTGCAGCAAGGTCCATGAATTTGAGGTTCCTTATCGCTGTTTCCTTCCCCAGAAGGTGAACAACCTCCTCTTGACAGGTGCGTCGCTCTCCTTCACCTACGACACAATCTTCATGGTCATGAGAAATTTCCCGTGGTGCACGCAGACAGGTGAGATTGCAGGGTTCGCCGCGGCTGAGTCGGTGAAGCAAGGAGTGACACCGAAAGAGTATAAGTGGCGCGAGCCTCTATTTTGA
- a CDS encoding L-dopachrome tautomerase-related protein, which produces MNRTVAVAVALLLIAGTALPCLSAAPKELAKERPVGKIEPVAFFYGPMPTGVTVSCTGRMFVNFPKWGDNIAYTVAEVRKGKIVPYPDQKMNTCEKGNQKDCFVSVQSVVIDPKDRLWVLDTGSVAFGPTSFGGPKIVGIDLATNKVFKTIIFPEDIALKNTYLNDVRFDLRKGTEGMAFITDSGGNAIIVVDLASGKSWRRLVDHETTKPVPGMLAIVEGKPLLLYIPNQKPVPLQVGADGIAISSDGSRLYYSPLTSRHLYSVSVDALIDQSLPDGKVAETVKDHGCKGGASDGLESDAKGRVYLTDYEHNAIHRMLPDGTFETIAHDSRMLWPDTLSVAYDGYLYFTANQIERQAVHWEGKDTRQKPYTVFRIKIDAEPVALK; this is translated from the coding sequence ATGAATAGAACCGTAGCAGTCGCAGTAGCACTTCTCTTGATTGCGGGTACTGCCTTGCCCTGCCTGTCGGCAGCACCCAAAGAGCTTGCGAAAGAGCGACCGGTGGGAAAGATAGAACCGGTAGCATTCTTTTATGGACCCATGCCGACTGGTGTCACTGTTTCATGCACGGGCCGCATGTTCGTGAACTTTCCTAAGTGGGGAGACAACATTGCGTACACCGTGGCCGAGGTAAGGAAGGGAAAGATTGTTCCTTACCCTGATCAGAAAATGAATACGTGTGAGAAGGGAAATCAGAAGGATTGCTTTGTCTCTGTGCAGAGCGTGGTAATCGATCCGAAGGACAGGTTATGGGTCCTGGACACGGGCAGCGTGGCCTTCGGCCCGACAAGCTTTGGCGGACCCAAGATCGTAGGCATTGATCTGGCAACGAACAAGGTTTTTAAAACCATCATCTTCCCTGAAGATATCGCCCTGAAGAATACGTATCTCAACGACGTCCGGTTCGACCTGAGAAAGGGAACGGAAGGGATGGCTTTCATCACGGATTCGGGAGGCAATGCAATCATCGTGGTGGACCTGGCCTCAGGAAAGAGCTGGAGACGCCTTGTCGACCACGAGACGACCAAGCCGGTGCCTGGCATGCTCGCCATTGTGGAAGGAAAGCCGCTTTTGCTCTATATTCCCAATCAGAAGCCGGTTCCCCTGCAGGTAGGCGCCGACGGCATTGCGATCAGCAGCGATGGCTCAAGACTTTACTACTCTCCTCTTACGTCGCGCCATCTCTACAGCGTCAGCGTTGATGCCTTGATCGATCAGTCGCTGCCTGATGGAAAAGTGGCCGAGACGGTGAAAGACCACGGGTGCAAAGGAGGAGCATCCGACGGCCTGGAGTCGGATGCCAAAGGTCGTGTCTATCTCACGGACTACGAGCATAATGCCATACACCGCATGCTGCCTGACGGCACGTTTGAAACCATAGCGCACGACTCGAGGATGCTCTGGCCAGACACGCTCTCTGTCGCTTACGACGGCTATCTCTATTTCACCGCAAACCAGATCGAGAGGCAGGCTGTCCATTGGGAAGGCAAAGACACACGACAGAAACCCTATACGGTCTTTAGAATCAAAATCGATGCAGAGCCTGTAGCATTGAAGTAA
- a CDS encoding response regulator: MKPSAGILLVEDDSSLMFVLSEWLSGEGYPIFTAANSAEALAQYREHAKDVCVALIDVMLPGTDGLTTAVEMRKIDDDIAFLFMSGYEVAEIKKIGINIEDIPRSEFFRKPFSFENLRNRIRSLCAR, translated from the coding sequence ATGAAGCCAAGCGCAGGGATACTGCTTGTAGAAGATGACTCTTCGCTCATGTTTGTCTTAAGCGAATGGCTGAGCGGAGAAGGTTATCCTATTTTTACTGCCGCAAACAGTGCTGAGGCTCTGGCTCAATACAGAGAGCATGCGAAGGACGTGTGCGTTGCTTTAATCGATGTTATGCTTCCTGGAACCGATGGACTCACCACAGCTGTTGAAATGCGCAAGATAGATGACGATATAGCGTTTCTTTTTATGAGCGGCTACGAAGTCGCAGAGATAAAGAAGATTGGCATCAACATCGAGGACATCCCCCGATCAGAGTTTTTTCGCAAACCATTCAGTTTTGAGAACCTGAGAAACAGAATCCGGTCATTGTGCGCCAGGTAA
- a CDS encoding PEP/pyruvate-binding domain-containing protein: MNEQVNNLRSSALQVNLKATAAAVEIPSKYDVLLRTVESHYGVHKKARELLLELHHPYVNWEYVMGALKNLSVGDFYEINTHPEGLPALNVIMGIYFDVIRSAGEDVKETAVRYLFDFMDTVVSKSREFLPRNLALLPPLFDNLFEASSAQKLLFRKSSTYVKPFLRSALSQGADLTGGPLGGFLHNVFGATYRFWLSQPDPLRWLAHNDESLEGAATYRELIKPLSHAELEKLLEELNPLSTGNGEVSAYIGMPDYFQIVNGYLLIADDLERSPVFAGRQHLVKLDFLFNIINVAGLSDVHGTALREINHCLGMVFSEKDPSGLHEFVRNIFDLLKKSGSRQQYPSTIIDCISTIAREVFNQKNHALVDTFINELISFGFQYPEVRGSTTEWQVEVNPAHVKNIRCWLEIIGLRPRWTKRLLSALIINLKLGGVFVRDTDLLQRDISAFLNSDIAPAYNLSKQILRMFPVYFSEIGAEGELRDISTRVDEVSRRNDKLIYFLRKQSHVESNSLLVGFIEDIFRYWYTGEREHLRKHLPDEVFEQVPGNGEYFEGMHTLFKKLFETVGAGPFQFLSWDKAKIQREIHSARRVSERDRERAGLMIRLYQLLYKKYHPQHLDLLKELEAAHIFDSEKIRALKRSLTSQEHYKSLVVILGFLSTLKERILSPTKTTFFENIYYKRHIAAGIPSMYGTYREEKLEAVGLSLRLESLATTLFEEMIAQLNLKFVTRSTLTKIHKYLWLYVKALDLEGIATEGLVAKIKYVTSALQIKDFSIDQYLDIFQFISKGIQNVIRDYYIDAHGSNLPVIIGQIYQKTAGDDTQGRGEETIYQHSENFIRSMIASAFGLQVLDTFVNSILRTLGAEMERFKSNRRLLNLVMAYDPDLTISPIHRRNEKLDNQILIGNKGYFLKQLASFGFPIPPGFILTTEVFRAHDAVVGYKYITNDLSVRIGNEIKKLEKAAGGTFGDPSNPLLLSVRSGATISLPGMMHSFLNVGINPAVAEGLSQRPEFAWAAWDCYRRFLQMWGMFQGLDRDYFDKIMDSFKRRYNVSRKIQFVPEQMRQVALAYREALEKSGIAVTDHPPDQLRHAIMEVFASWHSEQANIYRHQMHLSDEWGTAVIVQAMVFGNLNRDSGSGVIFTRDPKGISREVTLFGDFIFGVQGDDIVSGLVETFPISEKQRVMERRDSAISLETRFPEIYRELVRLSEVLIYERGFNHQEIEFTFENSTKTGLHILQTRDMAQLDGTRLKIFKDAGSLDASLIGSGIGVSGGALSGRAVYCDEEISRFRAEEPQTPLILIRPDTVPEDVGVLLNVDGILTAKGGATSHAAVTIPQLNKVGVVGFSKLRVYEAERYSKISGRVINGGDFISIDGWSGAVYIGKHETESAEPHRITI; this comes from the coding sequence ATGAACGAACAGGTGAATAACCTGCGCTCATCGGCCTTGCAGGTGAATCTGAAAGCGACTGCTGCAGCAGTTGAGATCCCTTCCAAATACGATGTCCTCCTCCGCACCGTGGAAAGTCACTACGGCGTTCACAAGAAGGCGCGGGAACTGCTTCTGGAGCTGCACCACCCTTACGTCAACTGGGAGTATGTTATGGGTGCCCTGAAGAATCTTTCGGTGGGCGACTTTTATGAGATCAACACGCATCCCGAAGGATTGCCAGCCCTCAATGTTATCATGGGCATATACTTCGACGTTATCCGGTCAGCCGGAGAGGATGTTAAGGAGACAGCAGTCCGCTATCTGTTCGATTTCATGGACACGGTGGTATCGAAAAGCAGAGAGTTTCTCCCACGGAACCTCGCCCTGCTGCCTCCTCTCTTTGACAACCTTTTCGAGGCATCGTCAGCCCAAAAACTTCTTTTCCGAAAGAGTTCCACTTATGTGAAGCCGTTTCTCAGATCAGCCCTCTCCCAGGGAGCAGACCTGACGGGGGGGCCCCTGGGAGGCTTTCTTCACAACGTGTTCGGCGCCACCTATCGGTTCTGGCTATCCCAGCCCGATCCTCTGAGGTGGCTGGCACATAACGACGAGAGCCTCGAGGGTGCGGCAACCTACAGAGAATTGATCAAGCCTTTGAGCCATGCGGAACTGGAAAAGCTATTGGAAGAACTGAACCCACTGTCAACAGGCAACGGAGAGGTTAGCGCGTATATCGGAATGCCCGATTATTTTCAGATCGTAAACGGATACCTGCTTATCGCGGACGATCTGGAACGCTCACCGGTCTTCGCGGGTCGTCAACACCTTGTCAAACTGGACTTCCTTTTTAACATCATCAACGTGGCGGGACTTTCCGATGTCCACGGTACGGCCCTTCGGGAGATCAACCACTGTCTGGGCATGGTATTCAGCGAGAAGGACCCTTCAGGCCTGCACGAGTTCGTCAGGAATATATTCGATCTTCTGAAGAAGAGCGGGTCACGCCAGCAGTATCCCTCCACTATCATCGACTGCATCAGCACAATCGCGAGGGAGGTTTTCAATCAGAAGAACCACGCGCTGGTCGATACCTTCATCAACGAACTCATCTCCTTCGGCTTTCAATACCCGGAGGTAAGAGGGTCGACCACCGAGTGGCAGGTGGAGGTCAACCCGGCCCATGTCAAAAATATACGCTGCTGGTTGGAAATCATCGGCCTGAGGCCGCGATGGACCAAGAGGCTTCTATCGGCTCTTATCATTAATCTCAAGCTGGGAGGCGTCTTCGTGAGGGACACGGACCTCCTGCAGCGGGACATCTCAGCTTTCCTTAACTCCGACATAGCCCCGGCCTACAACCTGTCTAAGCAGATTCTCAGGATGTTCCCGGTCTATTTCAGCGAGATAGGCGCAGAGGGTGAGCTGCGTGACATCTCCACCCGGGTGGATGAAGTTTCGCGGAGAAACGACAAACTCATCTATTTTCTTCGGAAGCAGTCTCACGTGGAGAGCAACAGCCTCCTGGTAGGTTTCATCGAGGATATATTCCGTTACTGGTACACCGGAGAAAGAGAGCACCTGAGAAAGCACCTGCCGGACGAGGTCTTCGAGCAGGTCCCGGGTAATGGTGAGTATTTCGAGGGCATGCACACGCTCTTCAAAAAGTTATTCGAAACGGTGGGCGCAGGTCCATTTCAATTTCTCTCGTGGGACAAGGCAAAGATACAACGGGAGATACACAGCGCAAGGAGAGTAAGCGAGCGGGACAGAGAGCGGGCGGGCCTGATGATAAGGCTCTATCAGCTTCTCTATAAAAAATATCACCCGCAGCACCTGGACCTGCTCAAGGAGCTGGAGGCGGCCCACATATTCGACTCTGAGAAAATTCGCGCGCTCAAGCGTTCGCTCACCTCTCAGGAGCACTACAAAAGCCTCGTCGTCATCCTCGGCTTTCTCTCGACATTGAAAGAAAGGATTCTTTCTCCCACCAAAACTACCTTCTTTGAAAACATCTATTACAAGCGACATATAGCGGCCGGTATTCCCTCAATGTACGGCACGTACAGGGAAGAAAAACTTGAGGCGGTCGGTTTGTCGCTGCGCCTGGAGAGCCTGGCCACGACTCTTTTTGAGGAGATGATCGCACAACTTAATCTGAAATTCGTCACGAGAAGCACGCTCACAAAGATCCACAAGTACCTCTGGCTTTATGTCAAAGCCCTTGACCTTGAGGGCATAGCGACTGAAGGGCTGGTCGCAAAAATCAAGTATGTCACCAGCGCTCTGCAGATAAAGGACTTCTCTATAGACCAGTACCTCGATATTTTCCAGTTTATCTCAAAAGGGATTCAGAACGTTATCCGCGATTACTACATAGACGCGCACGGCTCCAACCTTCCGGTCATTATCGGGCAGATTTACCAGAAGACAGCAGGTGACGATACGCAGGGCCGCGGCGAAGAGACCATCTACCAGCACTCCGAAAACTTTATACGCTCCATGATCGCCTCGGCATTCGGCCTGCAGGTACTCGACACTTTTGTAAACAGCATCCTGAGGACACTCGGCGCTGAAATGGAGCGGTTCAAGAGCAACAGACGCCTGCTTAACCTGGTGATGGCCTACGATCCCGATCTCACGATCTCACCGATCCACAGGAGAAACGAAAAACTGGACAACCAGATCCTGATCGGTAACAAGGGCTACTTCCTGAAGCAACTCGCGTCATTCGGCTTTCCAATCCCTCCCGGCTTTATCCTCACGACTGAGGTATTCCGCGCGCACGATGCTGTCGTGGGCTACAAGTACATCACCAACGATCTGAGCGTGAGAATCGGCAACGAAATAAAAAAGCTGGAAAAAGCGGCAGGAGGAACGTTTGGAGACCCGTCGAACCCTCTGCTGCTGTCGGTGAGGAGCGGTGCAACTATATCCTTGCCGGGCATGATGCATTCCTTTCTCAATGTAGGAATAAACCCAGCAGTTGCCGAAGGCTTGAGCCAGCGCCCGGAGTTCGCGTGGGCTGCCTGGGACTGTTATCGCAGGTTCTTACAGATGTGGGGTATGTTCCAGGGTCTCGACAGGGATTATTTTGACAAGATCATGGACAGCTTCAAACGGCGTTACAATGTGAGCAGAAAAATCCAGTTCGTCCCTGAACAGATGCGGCAGGTGGCGCTTGCGTACAGAGAAGCCCTGGAGAAGAGCGGCATCGCAGTCACCGATCACCCCCCTGACCAGTTGCGCCACGCGATCATGGAGGTCTTTGCCTCCTGGCACTCGGAACAGGCAAATATCTACCGTCACCAGATGCACCTGTCCGACGAGTGGGGCACCGCAGTGATCGTGCAGGCCATGGTTTTCGGGAACCTCAACCGGGACTCCGGGTCGGGTGTCATCTTCACAAGGGACCCGAAAGGCATATCCCGGGAGGTGACGCTCTTCGGCGATTTTATTTTCGGCGTGCAAGGCGACGACATAGTCTCCGGCCTGGTCGAGACATTTCCCATCTCAGAAAAACAACGGGTAATGGAAAGGAGAGATTCTGCCATTTCGCTTGAAACAAGATTCCCCGAGATATACAGGGAACTGGTCAGGCTCTCGGAGGTGCTCATCTACGAGAGAGGATTCAACCATCAAGAGATCGAGTTTACTTTCGAGAATTCGACAAAGACCGGGCTTCACATTCTTCAGACGCGTGACATGGCGCAACTGGATGGTACAAGACTGAAGATATTCAAAGATGCAGGCAGTCTCGATGCGTCGCTCATCGGCAGCGGGATCGGGGTGAGCGGTGGTGCCCTATCAGGGCGCGCCGTCTATTGCGATGAGGAGATTAGCCGCTTTCGCGCTGAAGAGCCCCAGACCCCTCTTATCCTGATACGCCCCGACACTGTGCCGGAAGACGTGGGTGTGCTTCTTAATGTTGACGGCATCCTGACCGCAAAGGGGGGAGCAACCTCCCATGCTGCTGTTACCATTCCCCAGCTCAACAAAGTAGGCGTCGTGGGATTCAGTAAGCTCAGGGTCTACGAAGCGGAGAGATACAGCAAGATCAGCGGCCGCGTCATCAATGGCGGTGATTTTATCAGCATCGACGGGTGGAGCGGCGCAGTCTATATCGGCAAGCACGAGACTGAATCAGCAGAACCTCATCGCATAACAATATAA
- a CDS encoding glyceraldehyde 3-phosphate dehydrogenase NAD-binding domain-containing protein, giving the protein MSRAQVFEKRPPVLGINGLGRIGKLTLWHHVARKYFEGIVVNLGREVGQGLEAVAQLIEKDATYGLLHRFLHGVKSERVVQIVDAKSGKMLVDGMPVTVLRQSRNPAEIPWRDYAVDVVAECTGKFNDPTLLADDNKGSIRGHLAGGARAVVNSSAFKIKNKALSMPEDCVTLIYGINHHAYDFKKFQLVSAASCTTTGLAHMVKPLLQTEETSSILTASMSTVHAVTNTQSVLDTVPKAGEKDLRKNRSILNNIILTSTNAAEALVQVIPEVRNIGFMADSIRVPTTTESLIVLNATFQAKNGTAALVNTKLINGIYQKVAEKDPEHLLVYSAEQNVSTDLIGVDAAIVIEGQFNHTRTAFIDVDLSQVPVLPEGLIDSLPTKNLRVPVVHAKIFGWYDNEYGSYTNRMGDLTVHVHKNLL; this is encoded by the coding sequence ATGAGCAGAGCTCAGGTTTTCGAGAAAAGGCCCCCGGTGCTCGGGATCAACGGTCTCGGACGAATTGGAAAGCTGACGCTGTGGCATCACGTGGCGAGAAAGTACTTCGAGGGGATCGTTGTCAATCTCGGGCGGGAGGTGGGCCAGGGACTGGAAGCGGTAGCCCAGCTGATCGAAAAGGATGCGACCTATGGATTACTGCACCGTTTTCTCCACGGTGTTAAATCTGAAAGGGTGGTTCAGATAGTCGATGCAAAGAGCGGCAAGATGCTCGTCGACGGCATGCCGGTCACTGTGCTCAGACAATCGAGAAACCCCGCCGAGATTCCATGGCGCGATTACGCTGTGGATGTCGTGGCAGAATGTACGGGCAAATTCAACGATCCCACGCTTCTCGCGGACGACAACAAGGGATCTATACGCGGCCATCTCGCCGGCGGCGCAAGAGCCGTGGTCAATTCTTCGGCCTTCAAAATCAAGAATAAGGCGCTTTCCATGCCGGAGGATTGCGTTACCCTCATCTACGGCATAAACCACCACGCCTATGACTTTAAAAAGTTCCAGCTGGTCTCGGCCGCGTCCTGTACCACTACCGGGCTGGCTCACATGGTGAAACCGCTTCTCCAGACAGAGGAGACGAGTTCGATCCTTACGGCATCGATGTCCACGGTCCATGCAGTGACCAACACGCAGAGTGTACTGGACACTGTTCCGAAGGCGGGCGAGAAAGACCTGCGAAAAAACCGGAGTATACTCAACAACATCATCCTGACGTCTACCAATGCTGCCGAAGCGCTGGTGCAGGTGATTCCTGAAGTGAGGAACATCGGCTTCATGGCAGATTCGATACGGGTTCCGACCACTACGGAGTCGCTCATCGTGCTCAACGCCACCTTCCAGGCCAAAAACGGTACTGCCGCATTGGTCAACACTAAATTGATAAACGGGATCTACCAGAAAGTAGCGGAAAAGGATCCGGAGCATCTTCTTGTGTATAGTGCAGAGCAGAACGTATCAACTGACCTTATCGGTGTGGACGCGGCAATTGTGATAGAGGGTCAGTTCAACCACACACGCACAGCCTTCATAGACGTGGACCTTTCGCAAGTGCCTGTGCTTCCCGAAGGGCTGATCGACTCTCTGCCCACGAAGAACCTGCGTGTGCCGGTTGTCCACGCGAAGATTTTCGGCTGGTATGACAATGAGTACGGCAGCTATACCAACAGGATGGGCGACCTGACGGTCCACGTGCACAAAAATCTTCTGTAA
- a CDS encoding SGNH/GDSL hydrolase family protein, with product MKKNRFYNVLVVLLSVMFCAGITELGMRVLLKNSLRTRTNEKSLLYRYDEKLGWFPVERSDRTFTGSRPIKVSHNSRGFRDPERVIDSRPAILFLGDSFVWGYDVESEERFTEKLRAKLPGWAVYNLGVSGYGTDQEYLLLMQQYGFYKPKIVVVLFGSGNDELDNSYNARYGSYFKPYFTADGDQLTLKGVPVPKSYDYFIAQHDLLSRSYWFRLLANGYFKITGPATVRVEDPTRAIIANMNRFVTSRGAAFIVGLHDANAEFQNYLKDNRIPFVDLSNSFTYPEQGRHWTPEGHTVVSEKIYNFLMQGGYLQERAVTGSRASAVSQR from the coding sequence GTGAAGAAGAATCGATTCTATAATGTGCTGGTTGTGCTGCTGTCCGTGATGTTCTGCGCAGGCATCACAGAATTGGGGATGAGAGTTCTGCTCAAAAACAGCCTGCGTACACGCACGAATGAAAAAAGCCTGCTGTACAGGTACGATGAGAAATTGGGTTGGTTCCCTGTCGAGCGCAGCGATAGGACATTTACCGGAAGCCGCCCGATTAAGGTCTCACACAACAGCCGGGGCTTCAGAGATCCCGAGCGCGTCATCGACAGCAGGCCGGCAATTCTGTTCCTCGGGGATTCCTTCGTGTGGGGATATGATGTGGAAAGCGAGGAGCGCTTTACTGAAAAACTCCGCGCAAAACTGCCTGGCTGGGCTGTCTATAATCTTGGGGTCAGCGGGTACGGGACAGACCAGGAGTATCTGCTCCTCATGCAGCAGTACGGTTTCTACAAACCCAAGATTGTAGTTGTTTTGTTCGGCTCGGGCAACGATGAACTGGATAACTCTTACAATGCAAGGTATGGCAGCTACTTCAAGCCTTATTTCACAGCCGACGGTGACCAACTGACGTTGAAGGGAGTGCCTGTCCCAAAATCATACGACTATTTCATCGCTCAGCATGATCTGCTCAGCCGTTCATACTGGTTCAGGTTGCTTGCAAATGGTTATTTCAAGATTACGGGACCCGCGACAGTACGCGTCGAGGACCCTACGCGTGCGATCATCGCAAACATGAATCGTTTCGTCACGAGCAGAGGGGCTGCGTTTATCGTCGGGTTACACGACGCGAATGCGGAGTTTCAGAACTACCTCAAGGATAACCGTATTCCCTTTGTTGATCTGAGCAATTCATTCACGTACCCGGAGCAAGGGCGCCACTGGACGCCGGAAGGCCATACAGTCGTGAGTGAGAAAATCTACAATTTCCTGATGCAGGGAGGCTACCTGCAGGAACGAGCGGTGACTGGCAGCAGGGCTAGCGCGGTGTCGCAGAGGTAA